The Rhodamnia argentea isolate NSW1041297 chromosome 7, ASM2092103v1, whole genome shotgun sequence genome contains the following window.
TGTCACATTttgaattgcatgtttaggttaATTAATGAATTCATCATGTAGATTGCATTTCACGATTGATTgtaattgcatgtcatatagagtTAGTCATgtattttaattaaatatatatgCATTCTTAGGCTAGATAGTAGCATTTAGAttaaaattcatgcattgcatatagatTAGATTTcatttaaaagtgaaaatccaaaaagagagCAGGTTGCTCGGTGCATGTTTCCTGCTTACGTTGAATTCTGGatgttcatttaattaattgtgCACAAGCATGATAACCTATGTTAGtggcttaggttaaaatcaattaaagctacttgatcaaattttttcatgaaattaaatgataccgaaagggcgttagagtaatctagcttAATCAAGTCCCCgtacccaaaatctctggttcgtagaaatgaAATAGTTCTCccattattttatttaggttcctaatcaacctatcaTAAATAATTAGCGGCGACTCCTAATTAAAATCTTAGCATGTTAataattgaaccttaagttgcgaattggtagagttGGGGAGAACTTGAGCTAAgttagttactttaattaacgtagtaatccattaacctgaaaagtgatttttttttaggtcgcaacaattATTAGTATGATGGATAAGCATATTAGAagctttaaattttgttatgaaagaaaaatcgagtattgtaacttttaaaaaatgcaatcaagttccaaaatttatcacaaaagtccAACCGAgtttgaaaagctaaaaaaattgcatcaagTCGTAAAACTTATTAGCATATCTCGTTTGTCAAGTTGGACGGATTAATTGAATGATTCGATTGCATCAACTTAGGAAACGAGAAATGCTAACAAGTTTTACGACTTGATGCAATTGTTTCTATAGTTTTCAATGGAATGCTTTGATTACATCAACTGGACGAGTTTATGATTTCATTGcacttttgaaaagttttaaagactcaattgcacatttacgacaagttttaggattttcattaCACTTATCCATTATTactattctttttcaaaattgtcccccctattttttaaaaagtgtacCCATTTGACAATTTCATTATACTTTTTCTCTTACCGATCAATTTTTCATGACCTAGACTCAGGAAATGTTGATATGGATATTGAGATACACGTGTTGTTTTTTGATTCATCAATATTGTTATGCGATGCCAAATAGGTGCCACATTACACaacatagttaaaaaaaaaaagaatgaagagagaACAAGAGAAAGGAGTGTTTGTCACTTTGGGGAAGAaatatcaaaaagtcctaaatctattgcattagtgccgaTTAAgtcatataaatttttttaagtgacaattcagtcctaaatcttttccatttatgtcaaatcagtcttaaatctttcatatttatgtcaattaagttaatccagccaattttggccaaaaatcgttgacgtgaacgtcgattgtcctatgtggcactgtTGGcctgaatattttaaataaaaatttaagcattttttattttttaaaaaatattaagaatatcaaaaaatattaaaaatacccAAGTGAGTGCCAGCCGTGCCACGTAGCACAATTAACATCTACGccggcgattttcgatcaaaattggtcgaattgactcaattgatataaatacaaaagatttatgacaaTCAAcgttcacgtcaacgatttgATTGCATTAACTGAGTtcgaaaactttaaaaaaaaatgcaatcaatttGTTAAACTTGTTAGCATATCTCGTTTGTCAAGTTGGACAGATCAATAGAATGATTTGATTGCATTaacttgacaagttttgggacttgattgcacttttaaaaaaattttaaagactCAATTGCATATTTGCGACAAATTTTACAACTTCCAATACGCTTATCCATTATTAATAGTCTTTCTTCGAAAGTGTCCTCTGCTTTTGAAAAGTGTACccatttgacaatttttttaccttttctcttACAGTTCGATTTTTCATGATCTAGGCTCACGAAATATCGATATGGACATTGAGATACACATGTCGTTTTTTGATTTGTCACACGGTATCGATATTGCTATGTGATGCCAAATAGGTGCCAAATTAGACGAcatagtttgaaaaaaaaaaaaattaaaacaaagggAGAGCGAGGGAGAGGAGGTTTCATCACTTTAGCCGTGGCCATAACCTCAAGCTCTAAAATGCTCGAGCTCTTGACTTAGTGATCAAATTATGAGCAAAACAAATATCGAGTTCTTGGCCATTGCCACTTGAGCTCGCTATTTACTTAATTTGAGCTTGCGGTAGCTATAGCAGCTTGCTTGGTAAATTTTAGGTGAGTACGAATTATTGTTTTGCGATATTGCGGACCTTATATATTATGGCATTTCTCTTTGGTAGGAGGAGGCagtattttaaaaagaaaaaagttatttaTAACTTGATAGATCTAGGACCACTGATGataccttttaaaaaaattaaaaggacaCTTTTAACCAATGTATATGATATAATATATTatgttatatatatacacatatagaGATATATGTGTCtataattttgattttcgagAAAAAACACGGGATCTTTACTGAAActaatttcaaagaaaattagGGACACTAGCATATCTCATCGGTGACCTTTCCATCAATTACAGCAGACTTACGATCCATCCTAATCAATCTTAAGAAACATTAGATCGATTTAGTTCTCAAATGCAATCGGTCATTCCAAAGTTAAAATCGGTGCACGTGCTGGTCTTAATGGGGTTTTCAAACTTTCATAATGGAGAATCAAACCAATTCTTTCGAAGAGCGGTGTAAAGCCAAGCAAATCGCGTCGGGTTCTCCATGAAATCAAAACTTATGCGCACTCTTAAGAGAGACCATTACGTTACAGAGGTAGAGCAGTTGCTACTCTGAAATTTCTCGTGCAAAGCCTAGTAAATACgattcttcttttggcaaaaaaattatcaaaagcatCATATTTTCTCTTGGCGACGCCTTACATTAATAAGCCAAACTTGGcaaataaataactaaataaagcaaatcatcaaaattaatTAGTGTTAGCACGTCAACCCTAGGGCCCAGGCCCATCAAGAGACCTCAGTCGCCGCCACTACTTGGGCCTTGATGGGCCAACTCAACCACACTCTCAACCACAGTCGCGACCGAGATGCGATTAGCGAAGGTTGGTTAAACACCCAAATTTCTTCcccatcgtcatcatcatcttcttcttcttcgtcttcttcgatTATTCCTTTTCTATCATCCAACCCTTCTCCACGTTACAGTCCTCGAATTCTctctggtaaaaaaaaaaaaaaaaatggaaaaaaacccATTTTTTTATACAGTCGCTGCCGTTATATATGTGCAGTTTGCGCTTACCATCGCAAGGCAGATCTGATCTGAGCTGAGCCTCTCGGGGTCGCTTCTTGTGCAGTCGACATCTACAGCTTTTTTCTCGGTATAAAATAAGGGGATTCAGTGATTAGGAGGAGGGATCGAGCGCGTTGCGTCGCTGAGGTCCAAAGGGAAGGGGAGCAGTTTCTTTTTTCGATTCGCATGCGTGTTTGGGAGCGCTGAGAAGTGGATCTGATCGGTGAATTGGGTCCAGATCTGAGAAAGGTATGAATCCGATCACGCCATCTTTGCGCCCTTGTTTGGTTGATGAATATGTTCGCGCGGTAGATCTAGTTTGGGTATTCAGGTATTGGTGTGTTGAGTGTTTTTTGGTGTGATGTTCTTTGATTGGTTATTGTCCATTTCTGTAGTGAATTGTAAGTCCTGCGAGGCGATGAATGATCTGACTCACTTAATGGGTTTTCGAGGCTCGCGGATAGTGATTGTTAAGCTCGGTTGCATTTCATTGTTGCTGTATGCATGTATTGACTATTGGATCCGTGCCATTGTTCAGTGTTGAAAGGCATCCACTCGTTTTTAATATGGTTCCGTGCTTTGGGATCTAGCTCTGCTCCGTCTGCTGTTGTCTGGATCACGGGTTTTTCTTTACGAAGATAAAACAACTTAGTTGGGACGTTTGTTTACTGTTTCACTCTTTAAGTGGCAACAATTTTTGCTGGACTGGAAATTATAGATGTTTCTCTGACTGGCGGTTGCAGGTCAATTGTCTTCTCCACAGTGAAAATTTTTCATCGGATTATGCTAGTCATAGTGTCAGGCGAACGCGATGATGTAAATGTGTTTTTCTTATTGTTTTGTTCGTTTTACTTTTGGCTTCAGATGTCGAGATCCGGGATGCACTCAAAGTGCAAATGGCCTCTGCCTGTGCTGTTGGTTCTGTTTGCCCATGTTTGTAGTGGGTTCTATCTTCCTGGAAGCTACATGCATACATACTCCACTGGTGACAAGATATTGGCCAAAGTCAATTCGTTGACATCTATTGAGACCGAACTTCCATTTAGCTATTACAGTCTCCCTTACTGCCAACCACAGGGTGGGATTAAGAAGAGTGCGGAGAATCTTGGTGAGCTGCTCATGGGAGATCAAATCGATAACTCCCCCTATCGCTTCCAGATGAATGTCAACGAGACGGTGTACCTCTGCACTACGGCCCCGCTGAGCGATCATCAAGTGAAGCTTCTTAAACAGAGGACTCGGGATTTGTATCAAGTCAACATGATTCTTGACAATTTGCCAGCGTTGAGGTACTCCAAGCAGAACAATGTCAACATTCAGTGGACTGGTTTTCCAGTTGGGTACACGCCACCTGGAAGCAAGGAGGATTACATTATTAATCACCTCAAATTTAGGGTCTTGGTTCATGAGTATGAAGGGAGTGGTGTGGAGATCATAGGAACTGGTGAAGAAGGTTTCGGTATAATCGCTGAAGCTGATAAGAAGAAGGCTTCAGGTTTTGAGATAGTTAAGTTTGAGGTCGTTCCTTGCAGTGTTAAACATGACCCCGACAAGATGTCAAAGCACCAAATGTATAACCAAATCGATTCTGTTACCTGCCCGGTGGAGCTTGAAAAGTCGCAAATAATTAGGGAGCACGAGCGAGTGTCATTCACTTACGATGTTGAATTTGTGAAGAGCGACATTAGATGGCCATCACGATGGGATGCTTATTTACAAATGGAAGGTGCAAAAGTACACTGGTTTTCCATCCTCAACTCATTGATGGTAATCTTTTTCTTAGCTGGTATTGTCTTTGTGATATTCTTAAGGACGGTGAGAAGGGATCTGACAAGGTACGAGGAATTGGACAAAGAAGCTCAAGCACAGATGAATGAGGAACTTTCTGGCTGGAAGCTTGTTGTGGGCGATGTCTTCAGAGAACCAGAGTGTGCCAAGCTTCTTTGTGTGATGATTGGAGATGGGGTTCAAATTACGGGAATGGCAGTTGTCACCATTGTCTTTGCAGCTTTCGGCTTTATGTCGCCTGCTTCACGAGGAATGCTATTGACTGGGATGATAATCCTCTATCTTTTTCTTGGAATTGTTGCCGGGTATGTTGGTGTCCGCTTATGGAGAACTCTCAAGGGAACTTCAGAAGGATGGAGGTCTGTCTCCTGGTCAGTTGCTTGCTTTTTCCCTGGGATTGTCTTCGTAATTCTTACGGTACTCAATTTCTTACTTTGGGGAAGCAACAGTACTAGTGCTATTCCCATATACTTGTACTTCATCCTGTTCACCCTTTGGTTTTGCATTTCCGTGCCGCTCACGCTCTTGGGAGGATTTCTAGGCACACGTGCTGAGGCAATTCAATATCCTGTTCGTACCAACCAGATCCCCAGAGAAATTCCTGCACGCAAATATCCATCGTGGCTTCTTGTTCTGGGTGCAGGGACTCTTCCATTTGGAACCCTCTTCATTGAACTGTTCTTCATCCTTTCTAGCATCTGGCTAGGGAGGTTTTATTACGTCTTTGGCTTCCTGCTAATTGTGCTCCTATTGCTGATCATTGTCTGTGCTGAAGTGTCTGTGGTCCTTACCTACATGCATCTTTGTGTGGAGGACTGGCGATGGTGGTGGAAAGCTTTCTATGCATCTGGCTCAGTCGCCCTTTACGTGTTCCTATATTCCATCAATTACTTGATTTTTGACCTTCAGAGTTTGAGTGGACCCGTGTCGGCCATGCTTTACCTTGGTTATTCTCTGATTATGGCAACTGCAATCATGTTGTCCACTGGCACCATTGGCTTCGTCACATCTTTCTATTTTGTTCATTACCTTTTCTCATCTGTGAAGATTGATTAGAGATTTTCACCTTTCATGCCCTcccaagagaaagaaaaaggaaaccacCACCTTTCATGAAGTCTACGAGCTAGTTGGAGTCTCTGCCTCTGGTCTGTAGAAAGTTTTCT
Protein-coding sequences here:
- the LOC115752467 gene encoding transmembrane 9 superfamily member 12, yielding MSRSGMHSKCKWPLPVLLVLFAHVCSGFYLPGSYMHTYSTGDKILAKVNSLTSIETELPFSYYSLPYCQPQGGIKKSAENLGELLMGDQIDNSPYRFQMNVNETVYLCTTAPLSDHQVKLLKQRTRDLYQVNMILDNLPALRYSKQNNVNIQWTGFPVGYTPPGSKEDYIINHLKFRVLVHEYEGSGVEIIGTGEEGFGIIAEADKKKASGFEIVKFEVVPCSVKHDPDKMSKHQMYNQIDSVTCPVELEKSQIIREHERVSFTYDVEFVKSDIRWPSRWDAYLQMEGAKVHWFSILNSLMVIFFLAGIVFVIFLRTVRRDLTRYEELDKEAQAQMNEELSGWKLVVGDVFREPECAKLLCVMIGDGVQITGMAVVTIVFAAFGFMSPASRGMLLTGMIILYLFLGIVAGYVGVRLWRTLKGTSEGWRSVSWSVACFFPGIVFVILTVLNFLLWGSNSTSAIPIYLYFILFTLWFCISVPLTLLGGFLGTRAEAIQYPVRTNQIPREIPARKYPSWLLVLGAGTLPFGTLFIELFFILSSIWLGRFYYVFGFLLIVLLLLIIVCAEVSVVLTYMHLCVEDWRWWWKAFYASGSVALYVFLYSINYLIFDLQSLSGPVSAMLYLGYSLIMATAIMLSTGTIGFVTSFYFVHYLFSSVKID